ACGCGCGGCCCAAGGACCGCCGCCGTCACCATGAGAAGAACGCAGCCCAACGACACCGCCATGTGTACCCGGCCGCACACCGGAAACCCGACATGGCACCACACCGTCGCATGGTGTTCCCGCGCCGGCCGTCCGCTCGCACCGGACCGCGACCGCCGCTCGGCCCCGCGCCGGAGCACACCGCCTCGACCGCAGGAGTTCACGTGAATCGACGTCGTCCTCGGATCGTGATCGTCGGAGCCGGCTTCGCCGGATTCGAATGCGCCCGCACGCTCTCCCGGATGGCCAAGGGGGCCGCCGAGATCGTGCTGCTCAACCCCCAGGACTACTTCCTGTACGTGCCGCTCCTGCCGGAAGTGGCGGCCGGCATCCTCGAACCCCGCCGGGTCGCGGTATCGCTCACCGGGAGCCTGCCGGACGCCCGGCTCGTCCTCGGGCTGGCCCACGGCGTGGACCTGGACGCCCGTCAGGTGCGCTACACCGACCCCGAGGGCGAGGACGGTGCGCTGTCCTACGACCGGCTGGTCCTGACGGTCGGCAGCGTCAACAAGCTGCTGCCCGTGCCCGGCGTGGCCGAGCATGCCCACGGCTTCCGCGGTATGCCCGAAGCGCTGTACCTGCGCGACCACATCACCCGTCAGATCGAGTTGGCGGGTGCGACCGAGGACCCCGCCGAACGGTCCGCCAGGACCACCTTCGTGGTGGTGGGCGCCGGATACACCGGCACCGAAGTCGCTGCCCACGGAGTGCTGTTCACCGATGACCTGGCCCGGCAGAACGTGGGGCTCAAGGACGGTCCGCGCCCCCGCTGGCTGCTGGTGGACGTCGCCGACCGGCTGCTGCCCGGACTCGACGAGCGGCTGTCGCACACCGCCGACCGGGTTCTGCGCTCCCGCGGCGTCGATGTCCGCCCCCGCACGTCCGTCAAGGAAGCGACCTCGGACGGGGTACTGCTCGACGACGGCGAGTTCATCCACAGCCGCTCGCTGATCTGGTGTGTGGGCGTACGGCCCGACCCGCTGGTCGACTCCTTGGGGCTGCCCACCGACAAGGGGCGGTTGTGCGTCGACAAGTTCCTGGGAGTGCCCGGCAGGCCGGAGGTGTTCGCCTGCGGTGACGCCGCGGCCGTGCCGGACCTGACCCGCCCCGGTGAGGTGACGCCGATGACCGCCCAGCACGCCCAGCGGCAGGGCAAGGTCGCGGCGCTCAACGTCGCGGCGTCCTGCGGCCAGGGCTCACCGCGCGCGTACCAGCACCGGGACCTGGGCTTCATGGTCGACCTGGGCGGTGCGCAGGCCGCGGCCAACCCCTTCCACATCCCGCTCTCCGGCCCGCTCGCCGGCGCCCTCACCCGCGGCTATCACCTCATGGCGATGCCGGGGAACCGTCTGCAGGTGGCCGCCGACTGGATCCTGGACGCGCTGCAGCCGCGGCGCGGTGTCCACCTGGGGCTGGTCAGTTCCTGGTCGGTGCCGCTGGACACCGCATCACCCGAAGTACCCCGCCTGCCGGGCGACAAGCCGGGCAGGTCGTAGGAGACCGCACAGCGGATCCGGCGGCCTTCTCGCCTCGCCGGGCACCCGG
This portion of the Streptomyces caniferus genome encodes:
- a CDS encoding NAD(P)/FAD-dependent oxidoreductase, producing the protein MIVGAGFAGFECARTLSRMAKGAAEIVLLNPQDYFLYVPLLPEVAAGILEPRRVAVSLTGSLPDARLVLGLAHGVDLDARQVRYTDPEGEDGALSYDRLVLTVGSVNKLLPVPGVAEHAHGFRGMPEALYLRDHITRQIELAGATEDPAERSARTTFVVVGAGYTGTEVAAHGVLFTDDLARQNVGLKDGPRPRWLLVDVADRLLPGLDERLSHTADRVLRSRGVDVRPRTSVKEATSDGVLLDDGEFIHSRSLIWCVGVRPDPLVDSLGLPTDKGRLCVDKFLGVPGRPEVFACGDAAAVPDLTRPGEVTPMTAQHAQRQGKVAALNVAASCGQGSPRAYQHRDLGFMVDLGGAQAAANPFHIPLSGPLAGALTRGYHLMAMPGNRLQVAADWILDALQPRRGVHLGLVSSWSVPLDTASPEVPRLPGDKPGRS